In one Pseudomonas fitomaticsae genomic region, the following are encoded:
- a CDS encoding chemotaxis protein CheW, with product MNRPIKLTSKPQLALQSYLDGLLQEVPDEVEQEIAAPVEVVETAAALDEFQAAVLEEQARDAQKAARPVAPVAAPAAVVAKAPATLIKEPEPVRVVSTLAPLLQTQLLQTPPVPAAPESEPEAPAPAPVEPTLVAPLVEVHLPPSNTPPPVETDGRPAWASEAFECLLFDVAGLTLAVPLVCLGSIYSLAGQELTPLFGQPEWFLGILPSQAGNLKVLDTARWVMPDRYRDDFRQGLQYVISVQGYEWGLAVHQVSRSLRLDPNEIKWRSHRGQRPWLAGTVIEHMCALLDVSALAELIASGGAKHMSGSKPNHKPT from the coding sequence ATGAATCGGCCGATCAAGCTGACGTCGAAGCCGCAACTGGCGCTGCAGTCCTATCTGGACGGCTTGCTGCAGGAAGTGCCGGACGAGGTCGAGCAGGAGATCGCAGCGCCGGTCGAGGTGGTCGAGACCGCTGCGGCGCTCGATGAATTCCAGGCTGCCGTGCTTGAAGAACAGGCCCGGGATGCGCAAAAAGCCGCCCGGCCGGTCGCCCCGGTTGCAGCGCCTGCCGCTGTGGTAGCGAAGGCACCTGCGACGTTGATCAAAGAGCCTGAGCCGGTGCGCGTGGTCTCGACCCTGGCGCCGTTGCTGCAAACACAACTTCTGCAAACGCCTCCGGTTCCGGCAGCGCCAGAATCCGAGCCTGAAGCGCCTGCGCCAGCTCCGGTCGAACCGACCCTGGTTGCGCCGCTGGTCGAAGTGCATCTGCCGCCCAGCAACACGCCGCCACCGGTAGAAACCGACGGTCGTCCGGCCTGGGCTTCGGAAGCCTTTGAGTGCCTGCTGTTCGACGTCGCCGGGTTGACCCTGGCCGTGCCGCTGGTGTGCCTGGGCTCGATCTATTCGCTGGCCGGCCAGGAGCTGACGCCGCTGTTCGGTCAGCCGGAATGGTTCCTCGGGATTCTGCCGAGCCAGGCCGGGAATCTGAAGGTGCTGGACACCGCACGCTGGGTCATGCCGGACCGTTATCGCGATGATTTCCGTCAGGGCCTGCAATACGTGATTTCGGTGCAGGGCTACGAGTGGGGCCTGGCCGTGCATCAGGTCAGTCGCTCGTTGCGCCTGGACCCGAATGAAATCAAATGGAGAAGTCACCGGGGTCAGCGGCCATGGCTCGCCGGCACGGTGATTGAACACATGTGCGCCTTGCTTGATGTCTCCGCTCTGGCCGAGTTGATCGCCAGCGGTGGGGCAAAGCACATGTCCGGCAGTAAGCCGAACCACAAACCGACATAA
- a CDS encoding chemotaxis protein CheW: MNDKATAAKGSEDPILQWVTFKLDNETYGINVMRVQEVLRYTEIAPVPGAPSYVLGIINLRGNVVTVIDTRQRFGLMSGEISDNTRIVIIEADKQVVGIMVDSVAEVVYLRQSEIETAPNVGNEESAKFIQGVCNKNNELLILVELDKMMSEEEWSELENI, translated from the coding sequence ATGAACGACAAGGCTACGGCGGCAAAGGGTTCCGAAGATCCGATCCTGCAATGGGTGACCTTCAAGCTGGACAACGAAACCTACGGCATCAACGTGATGCGCGTTCAGGAAGTCCTGCGCTACACCGAGATCGCTCCGGTTCCGGGTGCGCCAAGCTACGTGCTGGGCATCATCAACCTGCGCGGCAACGTGGTGACCGTGATCGATACCCGTCAGCGCTTCGGCCTGATGAGCGGCGAGATCAGCGACAACACCCGTATCGTCATCATCGAAGCCGACAAGCAAGTCGTCGGCATCATGGTCGACAGCGTCGCTGAAGTGGTTTACCTGCGTCAGTCGGAAATCGAGACCGCACCGAACGTCGGTAACGAAGAGTCGGCCAAGTTCATCCAGGGCGTGTGCAACAAGAACAACGAGTTGCTGATCCTGGTCGAGCTGGACAAGATGATGAGCGAAGAAGAATGGTCGGAACTGGAGAACATCTGA
- a CDS encoding DUF2802 domain-containing protein, with the protein MILEVAVIVLFLFWAGTLAMFLAYIKAQRVIAAQQAQGDALRDQRIKDLAKRVDDYQNGNVRMGEALHELRSVVGPIPDKLAQLEQRDPSSLSFAQAAKLVGMGASVDELTQSCGLTQAEAELMRKLHKN; encoded by the coding sequence TTGATTCTCGAGGTAGCGGTCATTGTCCTGTTCCTGTTCTGGGCAGGCACGCTGGCGATGTTTCTGGCGTACATCAAGGCGCAGCGCGTGATCGCTGCGCAACAGGCCCAGGGCGATGCGCTGCGTGATCAGCGCATCAAGGACCTGGCCAAGCGTGTCGACGATTACCAGAACGGCAACGTGCGCATGGGCGAAGCCCTGCACGAGCTGCGCTCGGTGGTCGGTCCGATCCCGGACAAACTCGCCCAGCTCGAACAGCGCGATCCTTCCAGCCTGTCGTTCGCCCAGGCGGCGAAACTGGTGGGAATGGGCGCGAGCGTCGATGAGCTGACTCAGTCCTGCGGGTTGACCCAGGCTGAGGCGGAGTTGATGCGCAAGCTGCACAAGAACTGA